From a region of the bacterium HR17 genome:
- the kaiC_1 gene encoding Circadian clock protein kinase KaiC: protein MARRDPKTTEAEEGLAESEEISAAVREERKPLLESLATLQEVGKRVPRLFGVASGVEGLDNLFFTTELRDGKPVKKPLGGFPSYAVINITGVPDTGKSLMVEQFAIKQASMGYPVLFVTIESPAPFVAAGLRQRALAMGVDYEAVQDKIVLVDAASYAVLRHSLPTLLSTLAYAIKTYDTKSLVVDSITGLYEAKEMMARDIVRTLFNFAKKWRQTALFVSQKRSAHEQLSPEAAGGYAVSHIVDCSLVLSKVLITNRFEANLYKAPVGEVVRLFRIDGCRLCGHDTRTHLMEITETGLVRIGPPLAVESEE from the coding sequence ATGGCGCGCCGCGACCCAAAGACCACCGAAGCGGAAGAGGGACTTGCGGAGAGTGAAGAGATATCTGCCGCTGTGCGGGAAGAGCGCAAGCCGTTGCTGGAAAGTCTGGCGACTTTGCAGGAAGTAGGCAAACGCGTCCCGCGCTTATTCGGCGTCGCTTCAGGTGTTGAGGGCTTGGACAACCTGTTTTTTACGACTGAACTCCGCGACGGTAAACCTGTCAAGAAACCGCTGGGCGGTTTTCCGTCTTATGCCGTCATCAACATCACGGGTGTGCCCGACACGGGCAAGAGTTTGATGGTGGAACAGTTCGCCATCAAACAAGCCAGCATGGGCTACCCCGTGTTGTTCGTGACGATTGAAAGTCCCGCGCCGTTCGTTGCGGCGGGACTGCGCCAGCGGGCGTTGGCGATGGGCGTGGATTACGAAGCGGTGCAGGACAAAATCGTTTTGGTGGACGCCGCCAGTTACGCCGTCCTGCGTCACAGTTTACCGACACTGCTGAGCACCCTTGCCTACGCCATCAAGACTTACGACACCAAGTCGCTGGTCGTTGACTCCATCACGGGGCTTTACGAAGCCAAAGAAATGATGGCACGGGACATCGTGCGGACGCTGTTTAACTTCGCCAAGAAGTGGCGGCAAACAGCGCTGTTCGTCTCGCAAAAGCGCAGCGCCCACGAGCAACTTTCGCCCGAAGCGGCAGGCGGTTACGCTGTCAGCCATATCGTGGACTGTTCTCTCGTGCTGTCTAAAGTGCTCATCACCAACCGCTTTGAGGCGAACCTTTACAAGGCACCTGTCGGCGAAGTCGTGCGGCTCTTCCGCATTGACGGCTGTCGCTTGTGCGGACATGACACCCGCACCCACCTGATGGAAATCACCGAAACGGGGTTAGTGCGCATCGGTCCACCTTTGGCGGTGGAATCCGAAGAGTGA
- the lsrR_1 gene encoding Transcriptional regulator LsrR, producing the protein MTISTRAQRLSVRDLYRILALRFAPTSIVRSARAPKEVVERLKNWMPYSQRSPSQLRRLVLQALNDSRTVDLLDVKFHPPVDAPLGEELKRVLQGLKRVIVIPSVADLDEAANERYLGIAAFQNFAHHFVDGTAIGISGGLALQAFLQELDLSRLMSLSLFALNCQGGRQPTSITADILLGELLARHWQTLVAPDAPKPKVTVEPSHLSTDTLDFAFVSVQKPDEALRQKGVAAEVLGYRLTRNGSLFDTAPLCPQVHAIPLSLLQKMVQKGKWVVALATDAEALSATYRAQRAGGLLFNALVTDDRCAVAVLRQMTPRHRLADVPQRQRWWTISQRFRVAHLRYGNSTGHFSNKAVAKRLHLSRKQVPKLLDEAMQGDDDELPLVQLKVKPPSVEHELELALLETWKLKEVRVVPTFDDDEKGYAALGEAAKEFFWQLAEDKDSFCVGISWGRSLLAMVEALALTEVTKRLRRLKELTFVALVHIPPAHSPLLLGTAPSSLLGTLMLRFNASSNTLRSLPFSVSCKTFRSDEPAPLLDAVFTGIGIFGTGKLIEAYSHELGLKVETRKWQGEMLFQFFDRKGRLMPDRWNGKVQALPLTKLQQMVAEGKPVVVIARSEQKAQAVRAAHRAQLFNCLVVDRSLAKALLAGNVRRPFSCGRGSGATERGKRDKGCGARDTALDTSDIL; encoded by the coding sequence ATGACAATTTCAACGAGGGCACAAAGGCTAAGCGTCCGTGACCTCTATCGCATCCTCGCTCTTCGCTTTGCCCCCACCTCCATAGTTCGGTCAGCGAGAGCGCCAAAGGAAGTTGTGGAGCGATTGAAAAACTGGATGCCTTATTCGCAACGGTCTCCATCGCAACTGCGAAGATTGGTTTTGCAAGCGTTGAATGACTCACGAACCGTTGATTTGCTGGATGTGAAGTTTCATCCGCCCGTTGATGCACCTTTGGGGGAAGAATTGAAGCGGGTTTTGCAAGGGTTAAAACGGGTCATCGTTATCCCGAGCGTCGCCGATTTGGATGAGGCTGCCAACGAACGCTATTTGGGGATTGCTGCCTTTCAGAACTTTGCACATCACTTTGTAGACGGGACAGCCATCGGCATTTCTGGCGGTTTAGCCCTTCAAGCCTTTTTGCAAGAATTAGATTTGTCAAGGCTTATGAGTTTGAGCCTGTTTGCGCTCAATTGTCAAGGTGGCAGGCAACCGACCAGCATCACAGCGGACATTTTGCTGGGTGAACTTTTAGCCCGCCACTGGCAAACTTTGGTTGCCCCCGATGCGCCCAAACCGAAAGTGACCGTTGAACCATCGCACCTTTCAACCGATACACTGGACTTCGCCTTCGTTAGTGTGCAAAAGCCCGATGAGGCGCTCAGGCAAAAAGGTGTCGCTGCTGAGGTTTTAGGTTATCGCTTGACTCGTAACGGTTCTCTCTTTGACACTGCTCCCCTTTGCCCACAAGTTCATGCCATCCCGCTGTCTTTGTTGCAAAAGATGGTGCAGAAAGGCAAATGGGTCGTAGCCCTCGCTACGGATGCTGAAGCGCTCTCGGCAACTTACCGAGCGCAGAGGGCTGGTGGTTTGTTGTTCAACGCCCTCGTCACCGATGACCGTTGTGCTGTTGCTGTGTTGCGTCAAATGACACCGAGACACCGCCTTGCCGATGTCCCACAACGCCAACGGTGGTGGACAATAAGCCAAAGGTTTCGGGTCGCCCATTTGCGTTATGGCAATTCAACAGGTCATTTTTCCAACAAAGCCGTCGCCAAACGATTGCATTTGAGCCGAAAACAAGTGCCCAAGTTGTTGGACGAAGCAATGCAAGGCGATGACGATGAGTTGCCTTTGGTGCAGTTGAAAGTGAAACCGCCATCGGTGGAACATGAGTTAGAGTTGGCTCTGCTGGAAACTTGGAAGTTGAAGGAAGTGCGAGTAGTGCCCACATTTGATGATGACGAGAAAGGTTACGCAGCATTGGGCGAAGCGGCTAAGGAATTCTTTTGGCAACTGGCAGAAGACAAGGACAGTTTTTGCGTCGGAATAAGTTGGGGACGGTCACTGTTAGCGATGGTGGAAGCATTGGCTCTAACGGAAGTAACGAAACGGTTGAGAAGGTTGAAAGAGTTGACCTTTGTCGCACTCGTCCATATCCCACCCGCCCATTCACCTTTGCTTCTGGGAACAGCGCCGTCATCGCTTTTAGGCACTTTGATGTTGCGCTTCAATGCATCGTCAAACACTTTGCGCTCTCTGCCTTTTTCCGTTTCCTGCAAAACTTTCCGCAGCGACGAACCTGCTCCATTGTTGGATGCTGTGTTCACGGGCATCGGAATTTTCGGAACGGGTAAGTTGATTGAGGCTTACTCCCATGAGTTGGGGTTGAAGGTTGAAACCCGAAAGTGGCAAGGTGAGATGCTGTTTCAATTTTTTGACCGCAAAGGGCGACTGATGCCTGACCGATGGAACGGAAAGGTGCAAGCGCTGCCATTGACAAAGTTGCAACAGATGGTCGCGGAAGGCAAACCAGTCGTCGTCATCGCACGGAGCGAACAAAAGGCACAAGCAGTGCGTGCAGCGCATCGTGCCCAACTGTTCAACTGCCTTGTTGTTGACCGCTCGCTGGCAAAGGCGCTCCTTGCGGGCAATGTGCGGCGTCCTTTCAGTTGCGGGAGGGGAAGCGGCGCAACGGAACGCGGCAAACGGGACAAAGGGTGCGGTGCCCGCGATACAGCGCTTGACACTTCGGACATTCTTTGA
- the pepT gene encoding Peptidase T has protein sequence MLPIGEGVKPMRIYAVAVGAVALLVGFSVQPSTLINRERLTALFLQLVRIDSGRENEAEIARFVAHRLEELGAEFVTIDDASQRLGGSGGNVFARFAGTVSAPPVLLSAHLDTVAPTTNLRLVQTPDAIATDGTTILGADDKAGVALILEAIQTLRERRFSYPPLEIVFTIREEKGLLGAKAFDKSRLRARYGIVVDGAGKPGDLIVGSPTHIRFEVTFFGRAAHAGVEPEKGRNAIAMAAAAIAAMQWGRLDAETTANVGTIEGGQAMNIVPDRCRLVGEVRSHNPQKLQRWLSRWRTLCQKVARQYGGKVDLRAETTFQGIRLTPNDPIVQAAVAATKRLGLVPRFVRMGGGTDGNVFTAHGVRCLVLPTGGENYHSPQERLILRDFYLMGDLLVHLLTQLATPK, from the coding sequence TTGCTGCCCATCGGCGAAGGGGTGAAACCGATGCGCATTTACGCTGTAGCCGTTGGCGCCGTTGCCTTACTGGTAGGGTTCAGCGTTCAGCCGTCAACGCTGATCAACCGTGAGCGGCTCACGGCGTTATTTTTGCAACTGGTGCGCATAGACAGCGGGCGTGAGAACGAAGCGGAAATCGCCCGGTTTGTCGCCCATCGGTTGGAGGAGTTAGGTGCGGAGTTTGTGACGATAGACGACGCCAGTCAACGGTTAGGCGGCTCGGGCGGCAATGTGTTCGCCCGCTTTGCCGGCACGGTGTCTGCACCGCCCGTGTTATTGTCCGCTCATTTGGACACCGTCGCCCCGACGACCAATCTGCGGCTCGTTCAAACGCCGGACGCGATCGCTACTGACGGCACGACCATCTTGGGCGCTGACGACAAAGCGGGTGTCGCGCTGATTTTGGAAGCCATCCAGACATTGCGCGAGCGGCGCTTTTCATACCCGCCGCTTGAAATCGTCTTCACTATCCGTGAGGAGAAGGGGCTGCTGGGTGCGAAAGCCTTTGACAAAAGCCGGTTGCGGGCGCGTTACGGTATCGTCGTGGACGGCGCTGGCAAACCCGGCGACTTGATCGTCGGCTCGCCGACCCACATCCGCTTTGAAGTGACCTTCTTTGGCAGAGCCGCGCACGCCGGCGTTGAACCTGAAAAGGGGCGTAACGCCATCGCCATGGCTGCTGCCGCTATCGCAGCGATGCAATGGGGGCGTTTGGACGCGGAAACGACGGCAAATGTCGGGACAATTGAAGGCGGTCAAGCGATGAACATCGTGCCTGACCGTTGCCGATTGGTCGGTGAAGTGCGCAGCCACAACCCGCAAAAGTTACAACGCTGGCTGTCCCGTTGGCGCACCCTTTGCCAGAAAGTGGCGCGTCAATACGGGGGCAAAGTAGACCTCCGCGCGGAAACGACTTTTCAAGGCATTCGTCTCACACCCAACGACCCCATCGTCCAAGCCGCTGTCGCTGCGACGAAGCGTTTGGGGCTTGTGCCCCGCTTCGTGCGCATGGGGGGTGGCACCGACGGCAATGTGTTCACGGCACACGGCGTCCGTTGCCTCGTTTTGCCGACCGGCGGCGAAAACTACCACTCACCGCAAGAGCGCCTCATCTTGCGCGATTTTTATCTGATGGGAGACCTTTTGGTGCACCTCCTCACCCAATTGGCAACGCCAAAGTAA
- the rpoE_1 gene encoding ECF RNA polymerase sigma-E factor, with product MDEHELVRQAKRGDTAAFEALVQRYWAKAYRLAESLVGAQDAADVTVDAFARAWQGLPRFREQASFGTWLFRILVNCAKEWQRKRATAPVEPLEEVDTEDEEGVSLRDIEAIACERDRQRFVRQAVQQLPDHLRLPLVLRFWDELTYAEIAQVLGIKESTARMRVVAALKMLAETLASVERSGRRRTP from the coding sequence ATGGATGAGCACGAACTGGTGCGCCAAGCCAAACGGGGCGACACGGCAGCGTTTGAGGCGTTGGTGCAGCGCTATTGGGCGAAAGCCTATCGGCTGGCGGAAAGTCTGGTCGGCGCCCAAGATGCCGCCGATGTGACCGTTGACGCTTTCGCGCGGGCATGGCAGGGCTTGCCCCGGTTCCGCGAGCAGGCATCGTTTGGGACATGGCTCTTCCGCATCCTCGTCAATTGCGCCAAAGAGTGGCAACGCAAGAGGGCGACGGCGCCCGTTGAGCCGCTGGAAGAAGTTGACACCGAGGACGAGGAAGGGGTTTCGCTGCGGGACATTGAAGCAATAGCGTGTGAGCGGGATCGGCAGCGGTTTGTCCGCCAAGCCGTGCAGCAGTTGCCCGATCATTTGCGGCTGCCCTTAGTGCTGCGGTTTTGGGACGAATTGACTTACGCCGAAATCGCCCAAGTGTTAGGCATCAAGGAAAGCACGGCGCGGATGCGAGTCGTTGCCGCTCTAAAAATGCTGGCAGAAACATTGGCGTCTGTGGAACGCTCCGGTAGGAGGCGAACACCATGA
- the cysA_1 gene encoding Sulfate/thiosulfate import ATP-binding protein CysA yields the protein MLQVTGLTVRAGVFVLRDINLSVPQGACGVVVGPSGAGKSTLLETLAGLRRPESGTVWLNGRDITLLPPERRGIAFVPQDYALFPHLTAQSNILLAPRLLRLPANEVRQRFNFLCDLLNLHALLHRHPHQLSGGERQRVALARALMLRPQLLLLDEPFAALDPQMRPTVRRTLRRIFQTLQTTVLIVTHDVWDAAALGDVVFVLEHGRIAQSGAWRDIVAEPQSAFVADFIGVNRLSGRIERKGDRAFLRIGATLLPVQTDLPDGSTVRWQFFPSQVRLGDTPDAWRGIVDETMELGDRTVLVVELAEGVLVRLEAPSPCPYSVGDEIAFTVTAPLTPAESVPTLAEGRDAS from the coding sequence ATGCTCCAGGTCACTGGCTTGACTGTGCGGGCAGGCGTCTTCGTTTTGCGTGACATCAACCTGAGCGTGCCGCAGGGCGCATGTGGCGTTGTCGTCGGTCCATCAGGGGCAGGCAAATCCACGCTGTTGGAGACGCTGGCGGGGTTACGCCGACCTGAAAGCGGCACCGTTTGGCTCAACGGGCGCGACATCACCCTTCTGCCCCCTGAGCGGCGGGGAATCGCCTTTGTCCCGCAGGATTACGCCCTTTTCCCGCACCTGACGGCGCAAAGCAACATCCTGTTGGCGCCCCGTCTGTTGCGGTTGCCCGCTAACGAGGTGCGGCAACGGTTTAACTTTCTGTGCGACTTGCTCAACTTGCACGCATTGTTGCATCGGCACCCGCATCAACTTTCCGGCGGGGAACGGCAGCGGGTCGCGTTGGCGCGGGCGTTGATGTTGCGCCCACAACTGTTGCTCTTGGACGAACCTTTTGCCGCCCTTGACCCGCAGATGCGCCCGACCGTGCGACGGACTTTGCGGCGTATCTTTCAAACGCTGCAAACAACTGTGCTGATTGTCACCCACGATGTTTGGGATGCCGCAGCGCTGGGCGATGTCGTCTTCGTTTTAGAGCACGGGCGTATCGCGCAAAGTGGGGCGTGGCGCGACATCGTGGCGGAGCCGCAAAGTGCGTTCGTCGCTGACTTCATTGGCGTCAATCGGCTCAGCGGGCGGATTGAGCGTAAAGGCGACCGAGCGTTTTTGCGCATCGGCGCGACACTGTTGCCCGTGCAAACGGATTTGCCTGATGGCTCTACGGTGCGGTGGCAATTTTTCCCGTCACAGGTGCGTTTGGGCGATACCCCTGACGCGTGGCGGGGCATCGTGGACGAAACGATGGAGTTGGGCGACCGCACCGTGCTCGTCGTGGAGTTGGCGGAAGGGGTGCTCGTTCGGCTGGAAGCACCCTCCCCGTGCCCTTACAGTGTCGGCGACGAAATCGCCTTCACCGTTACTGCCCCCCTTACCCCAGCGGAAAGCGTTCCCACGCTCGCTGAAGGACGCGACGCATCGTGA
- the prsA_1 gene encoding Foldase protein PrsA, with the protein MRVTVLWLFGFLVGVSVAGVVAMQAGDVWNLSEPAAVVNGATVTKGELLRRLLADFGEDTLKQLITLKLLEQEAQKEGIAVSDEEIQKRFEELKAQRNELEKRIGRGRLSDLTLRDEAKKLLLLERLVQKRTQVSDEELRRFYARHFIRYNRPEEVTIREIVVFSFPEAQEIFQQLQRTPLAKLAETFERLSRERSVVAGFAGAFVYDELPEEMREPLKRAKPNEILPPLLVRSTGQPTYRIVWVQKKTPAQVNPFEKIRDIVRQDYVTERAVVLAPELVERLWKKADIKYTALLPDGAGQ; encoded by the coding sequence ATGCGGGTGACGGTTTTGTGGCTGTTTGGCTTTCTTGTGGGTGTTAGCGTCGCCGGCGTCGTGGCAATGCAGGCAGGCGATGTGTGGAACCTGTCCGAACCTGCTGCCGTCGTCAACGGCGCAACTGTCACGAAAGGTGAACTGCTGCGGCGGCTCTTGGCGGACTTCGGCGAAGACACGCTCAAACAACTCATCACGCTGAAACTGTTGGAACAAGAGGCGCAGAAAGAGGGAATCGCCGTCAGCGATGAGGAAATCCAAAAGCGCTTTGAGGAGTTAAAGGCACAGCGGAACGAACTGGAAAAACGCATCGGGCGTGGGCGGTTGAGCGACTTGACCTTGCGGGACGAAGCGAAAAAGTTGTTGCTGCTGGAGCGGTTGGTGCAAAAGCGAACGCAAGTGTCCGACGAGGAATTGCGGCGCTTTTACGCCCGTCACTTCATCCGCTACAACCGTCCCGAAGAGGTGACCATTCGCGAAATCGTCGTCTTTTCGTTTCCCGAAGCCCAAGAAATTTTCCAGCAGTTGCAACGGACACCGCTGGCAAAGTTGGCGGAAACTTTTGAGCGGCTCAGCAGAGAACGCTCCGTCGTCGCGGGGTTTGCAGGGGCTTTCGTTTACGACGAACTGCCCGAAGAAATGCGGGAACCGCTGAAACGGGCAAAGCCCAACGAAATTCTGCCGCCCTTGCTGGTGCGGTCTACGGGGCAACCGACCTACCGCATCGTTTGGGTGCAAAAGAAGACGCCCGCACAAGTCAACCCTTTTGAGAAAATCCGCGACATCGTGCGCCAAGATTATGTGACGGAACGGGCGGTCGTTTTGGCGCCTGAGTTGGTGGAGCGTCTGTGGAAAAAAGCCGATATCAAATACACCGCGCTGTTGCCTGACGGCGCGGGGCAATAG
- the mqnC gene encoding Cyclic dehypoxanthine futalosine synthase: MTAIAAMERTERDPTILPVLRKALDGERLSFDDIVALLKSPDLLSIGMVANEIRFRLHPEPVVTYVVSRNINYTNVCVDYCSFCAFYRPPGHAEGYVLPLEVILQKVREAKELGATQILMQGGLNPNLRLDWYCHTFAAIKERFPDIWLHCLSPAEILYIAELENMSVREVLLKLKEAGLGSIPGGGAEILSDRVRYIISRLKCSKDQWLAVMRTAHELGIRSSATMMFGHIEEPEDIAEHLTAIRALQDETGGFTAFIHWVFQPGGTPLGKRVKGHQAGGHPYLKLTAIARLALDNFPNLQASWVTQGLKVAQMALFFGANDFGDTVIEENVTRLAGARYWATIDEMLRAIREAGFVPKKRTTMYELLE; the protein is encoded by the coding sequence ATGACGGCAATAGCAGCGATGGAGCGGACGGAACGCGACCCAACGATTTTGCCCGTCTTGCGCAAGGCGTTGGACGGCGAACGGTTGAGTTTTGACGACATCGTGGCGCTGCTGAAAAGCCCCGACCTTTTGTCCATCGGTATGGTGGCGAACGAAATTCGCTTCCGCTTGCACCCCGAACCTGTCGTCACTTATGTCGTCTCGCGCAACATCAACTACACCAATGTCTGCGTGGACTACTGCAGTTTTTGCGCCTTCTACCGTCCGCCGGGGCACGCGGAAGGTTATGTCCTGCCGCTGGAAGTCATCCTGCAGAAGGTGCGAGAAGCGAAAGAGTTGGGGGCGACCCAGATTCTGATGCAAGGCGGGCTCAACCCCAACCTGCGGCTGGACTGGTATTGCCACACCTTCGCCGCCATTAAGGAGCGTTTCCCCGACATCTGGCTGCACTGTCTTTCGCCCGCCGAAATCCTTTACATCGCCGAACTGGAAAACATGAGCGTGCGGGAAGTGCTGCTGAAGTTGAAGGAGGCGGGGCTCGGCTCCATCCCCGGTGGCGGCGCAGAGATTTTAAGCGACCGCGTCCGCTACATCATCAGCCGGCTCAAATGCAGCAAAGACCAATGGCTGGCGGTCATGCGCACCGCCCACGAGTTGGGCATCCGATCGTCGGCGACGATGATGTTCGGGCACATTGAAGAACCCGAAGACATTGCCGAGCATTTGACCGCTATCCGTGCGCTGCAGGACGAAACGGGCGGGTTCACCGCATTCATTCACTGGGTCTTTCAGCCGGGCGGCACGCCGCTGGGCAAACGCGTGAAGGGGCACCAAGCGGGTGGGCACCCTTACCTGAAACTGACGGCAATTGCGCGGTTGGCGCTGGACAATTTCCCCAACTTGCAAGCGTCGTGGGTGACGCAAGGGTTGAAAGTGGCGCAAATGGCGCTCTTTTTTGGCGCCAACGATTTCGGCGACACCGTGATTGAAGAAAATGTCACCCGCTTGGCAGGGGCGCGCTATTGGGCGACAATTGACGAAATGCTCCGCGCCATTCGCGAAGCGGGCTTCGTCCCCAAAAAGCGCACCACGATGTATGAGTTACTGGAGTAG
- the uvrC gene encoding UvrABC system protein C, with protein MLSEIAHRLADKLMALPEAPGVYLFKDGSGRVLYVGKAVNLRARVRSYFHGEDATRPWLKEMVAQVADVEVLTTRSEKEALILECNLIKLHRPPFNIRFKDDKAYPFLKVTLNEPFPALVITRQPKDDGARYFGPYPDGRALRETVELLKRLFGIRTVTVANDRRKSGCPWRDTSKPLPRPCLEYHLHRCLGPCIGVVSPDDYRDAAKRLCEFLEGRTDEVLRQLERAMWDAADREEFERAAKLRDQIRAVQAVTERQAVHLPVPDDIDAYAFACEMGVGCVQMLLVRGGMLLGDQHFIVRVSDGQSTADILGAFIKQRYSAGVPVPKVVLLPVELDDAAVLAEWLSDKRGEPVTVRTATGGVLRDLLDIAERNACQVLREELLHAERERLSREWALRSLQTHLNLPALPRRIECYDISTTIGVETVSAMVVFVDGKPAKSEYRRFRIKGVWGIDPATGKPRPDDYAAMREVLTRRFRHYAEGDPKFTTLPDLLLVDGGKGQLAVAQQVVREFGLSVPVAALAKEQELLYVPHAATPIALPFHSPALHLLQRIRDETHRCALKFHRKRRAQRALRSLLDEVPGIGEVRKKALLQHFGSLDALMQASVDELAKVPHMNRAVAQRLWEFLHHPELARS; from the coding sequence ATGTTGAGCGAAATCGCGCACCGCTTGGCAGACAAATTGATGGCGTTGCCCGAAGCACCTGGCGTTTACCTGTTCAAAGACGGTAGCGGGCGGGTGCTGTATGTCGGCAAAGCGGTCAACCTGCGGGCGCGGGTGCGGTCTTACTTTCACGGCGAAGACGCCACCCGCCCTTGGCTCAAAGAGATGGTGGCGCAGGTCGCCGATGTGGAAGTGCTAACGACCCGTAGCGAGAAGGAAGCGCTGATTTTGGAGTGTAACCTGATCAAGTTGCACCGACCGCCCTTCAACATCCGTTTCAAGGACGACAAAGCCTACCCGTTCCTGAAAGTCACCCTCAACGAGCCGTTCCCCGCACTTGTTATCACCCGCCAGCCCAAGGACGACGGCGCCCGCTATTTCGGTCCCTACCCAGACGGACGGGCGTTGCGTGAGACAGTGGAGTTACTCAAACGCCTCTTTGGCATCCGCACGGTGACCGTCGCCAATGACCGGCGCAAGAGCGGTTGCCCTTGGCGGGACACCAGCAAGCCGTTACCCCGCCCTTGCTTGGAGTATCACCTGCACCGCTGCTTGGGTCCGTGCATCGGCGTCGTCAGCCCCGACGACTACCGCGATGCCGCCAAGCGCCTCTGCGAGTTTCTGGAAGGGCGCACCGATGAAGTCCTTCGGCAATTGGAGCGGGCGATGTGGGACGCCGCTGACCGGGAAGAGTTTGAAAGGGCGGCGAAGTTACGCGACCAGATTCGGGCTGTCCAAGCGGTGACCGAGCGCCAAGCGGTCCATTTGCCCGTGCCCGACGACATTGACGCCTACGCTTTCGCCTGCGAGATGGGCGTCGGGTGCGTGCAAATGCTGTTGGTGCGGGGGGGCATGCTGCTGGGTGATCAACATTTTATCGTGCGCGTCAGCGATGGGCAAAGCACTGCCGACATCTTAGGCGCCTTCATCAAGCAGCGCTATTCGGCGGGTGTGCCCGTGCCTAAAGTCGTCCTGTTGCCCGTTGAACTGGACGACGCTGCCGTTCTCGCCGAATGGCTCAGCGACAAGCGGGGCGAGCCCGTTACGGTGCGCACCGCCACCGGAGGCGTCTTGCGCGACCTACTGGACATTGCCGAACGCAACGCTTGCCAAGTCCTGCGGGAAGAATTACTGCACGCCGAGCGGGAGCGGTTGAGCCGCGAGTGGGCGTTGCGCAGCCTGCAAACTCACCTAAACTTGCCCGCTTTACCCCGCCGCATTGAATGCTACGACATCTCCACGACGATAGGCGTGGAGACGGTCAGTGCGATGGTCGTCTTCGTGGACGGCAAGCCCGCAAAAAGCGAATATCGTCGCTTCCGTATCAAGGGGGTGTGGGGCATTGATCCGGCGACGGGCAAACCTCGCCCCGACGACTACGCGGCGATGCGTGAAGTCCTGACGCGCCGGTTCCGCCACTACGCTGAAGGTGACCCAAAGTTCACCACCTTGCCCGACCTGTTGCTGGTGGACGGGGGCAAAGGGCAATTGGCGGTGGCGCAACAAGTCGTGCGGGAGTTTGGGCTTTCCGTCCCGGTCGCGGCGCTGGCGAAGGAGCAAGAGTTGCTCTATGTGCCCCACGCCGCGACGCCCATCGCCTTGCCTTTTCATAGCCCGGCGTTGCACTTGCTGCAGCGTATTCGGGACGAAACCCATCGGTGCGCCTTAAAGTTCCACCGCAAGCGCCGGGCACAGCGGGCGTTGCGGAGTTTGCTGGACGAAGTGCCGGGCATCGGTGAGGTGCGCAAAAAGGCGCTGCTGCAACATTTCGGTTCGCTGGACGCTCTGATGCAGGCGTCGGTGGACGAACTGGCAAAGGTGCCTCACATGAACCGTGCCGTCGCCCAACGGCTTTGGGAGTTTCTGCACCACCCGGAACTTGCCCGCTCATAA
- the egsA gene encoding Glycerol-1-phosphate dehydrogenase [NAD(P)+] encodes MKVTATDYLGRRWRCAACGQARSVPTRWVEVAEGVLAHLPDTIPADATPLVVADEIAWEVAVRTVAHLLQSACPSVRTVVLPIALHATDKTAEFLMERLSTDITTALAVGSGAVNDVVKWGATQRAVPYITVPTAASVNGYTSPIAALTVDGVKGTLPCHPPIGVLAEPRTVASAPLAMTAAGYADLDWQVAHRLWDEPYCPLPRRLIAFADAWSLDHLRKLAASGQKAVAELLLALIAAGIGMTIAGSSAPSSGGEHLISHWLDIQADRRGRSPALRWAAGWRRNACGVGALRTLAGD; translated from the coding sequence ATGAAGGTGACAGCGACGGATTACTTGGGACGAAGGTGGCGGTGTGCAGCGTGTGGGCAGGCGCGTAGCGTCCCGACCCGTTGGGTGGAAGTGGCTGAGGGCGTGCTGGCGCATTTGCCTGACACCATCCCAGCGGACGCGACACCGCTGGTCGTCGCCGACGAAATCGCTTGGGAAGTGGCGGTGCGAACGGTGGCGCATTTGTTGCAATCTGCCTGTCCCTCAGTGCGCACCGTCGTTTTGCCAATCGCTTTGCATGCGACGGACAAAACGGCGGAGTTTTTGATGGAACGCTTGTCAACGGACATCACAACAGCGTTGGCGGTCGGGAGCGGTGCGGTTAACGATGTCGTCAAGTGGGGCGCGACCCAGCGGGCAGTGCCTTACATCACTGTCCCGACGGCTGCCAGCGTCAACGGCTACACCTCGCCTATCGCAGCGTTAACGGTGGATGGCGTCAAGGGGACACTGCCGTGTCATCCGCCTATCGGGGTGCTGGCCGAACCGCGCACCGTGGCGTCTGCGCCTTTAGCGATGACAGCAGCAGGTTATGCCGATTTGGATTGGCAAGTGGCTCATCGGTTGTGGGATGAACCTTATTGCCCTTTGCCCCGCCGTTTGATCGCTTTCGCCGATGCGTGGTCGTTGGACCACTTGCGAAAGTTGGCTGCCAGCGGACAAAAAGCGGTCGCTGAACTGCTGTTGGCGCTCATCGCTGCGGGCATCGGGATGACCATCGCCGGGTCATCCGCTCCCTCGTCGGGGGGTGAACATCTCATCTCGCATTGGCTGGACATTCAAGCCGACCGTCGCGGGCGCTCGCCTGCCCTGCGTTGGGCTGCAGGTTGGCGTCGGAACGCTTGCGGCGTTGGCGCTCTACGAACTTTGGCTGGAGACTGA